A single genomic interval of Amblyomma americanum isolate KBUSLIRL-KWMA chromosome 11, ASM5285725v1, whole genome shotgun sequence harbors:
- the LOC144111047 gene encoding nucleoredoxin-like protein 2, with translation MDLFRGKVLLTKDGTSISADAALRNKRIICLYFSAQWCPPCCSFTPLLAQAYRDAKQLGLPIEVVFLSQNRTAEEMLDDLKNHHAEWLTLPFGDNLQLTLKTRYKVAGIPTLVVLKADGALICANGRPDVQTKGSQAFKDWLTCI, from the exons ATGGATCTGTTCCGGGGCAAAGTGCTGTTGACGAAGGACGGCACCAGCATCTCGGCCGACGCGGCATTGCGCAACAAGCGGATCATCTGCCTCTACTTCTCGGCCCAGTGGTGTCCGCCCTGCTGTTCCTTCACGCCTTTGCTGGCCCAGGCCTACCGGGACGCCAAGCAACTCGGACTCCCTATCGAG GTCGTGTTCCTCTCGCAGAACCGAACTGCGGAGGAAATGCTGGACGACCTGAAGAACCACCACGCAGAATGGCTTACGCTTCCCTTTGGCGATAATCTGCAGTT GACGCTGAAGACTCGCTACAAGGTGGCGGGCATACCAACGCTGGTGGTTCTGAAGGCGGACGGCGCTCTCATCTGTGCCAACGGAAGACCCGACGTCCAGACGAAAGGCAGCCAGGCCTTTAAGGACTGGCTCACTTGCATATGA